In a genomic window of Tissierella sp. Yu-01:
- a CDS encoding DUF2318 domain-containing protein, giving the protein MGKSKKNKKTTKQQTNYLPFLTIAVVIIAVAIVVLVPKGGLNETTAKNSNASNSQNNISGGNPATLNENGDVVIKEADITENGSFLEYKSKDGVTVGLLAVRASDGTVRTAFDTCQVCNGSPYAYFNQKGNQIQCQNCGNIYSLDMIEQERGGCNPIPIMADEKTVTDTEIIIPADLLEENADIFENWKKF; this is encoded by the coding sequence ATGGGAAAATCGAAGAAGAACAAAAAAACAACAAAGCAACAAACAAATTATCTTCCGTTTTTAACTATTGCTGTGGTAATTATCGCAGTAGCTATTGTCGTTTTGGTACCAAAAGGAGGCTTAAATGAGACAACTGCAAAAAATTCTAACGCATCAAATAGTCAAAACAATATTTCTGGGGGAAATCCAGCTACGCTTAATGAAAATGGAGATGTGGTAATTAAAGAAGCTGATATTACTGAAAATGGATCTTTTTTAGAGTATAAATCCAAAGATGGTGTTACAGTAGGGTTATTAGCAGTAAGGGCTAGTGATGGTACAGTTCGTACAGCTTTTGATACTTGCCAGGTATGTAATGGAAGCCCTTATGCTTATTTTAATCAGAAGGGCAATCAAATACAATGCCAAAATTGTGGGAATATCTATAGTTTAGACATGATTGAGCAGGAACGCGGTGGTTGTAATCCTATTCCTATAATGGCTGATGAAAAAACAGTTACTGACACAGAGATTATAATACCTGCAGATTTACTTGAAGAGAATGCAGATATATTTGAGAATTGGAAGAAGTTCTAA
- a CDS encoding sulfite exporter TauE/SafE family protein has protein sequence MNSIKIKLLIEGMSCSHCEMAIENKLIGLRGVSYVKASYEKGEVEITYDKDITSIGQIKKTINKLDYKVVDFTNKKQFTSNTKLLYILTIILSVYFVLNHFKLLNFVNYFPQIQSNVEYSMLFVIGVFTSLHCIAMCGGINLAQSIHSVESRKSTIHSNLLYNMGRVISYTIIGGIVGGIGSVISLEGSFRGAVAIIAGIFMIIMGFNMLNVFPWLRYINIRVPRFISKRVNNNKSKAKSSFYIGLLNGLLPCGPLQSMQLYALSTGSIVAGAFSMFLFSLGTVPLMFILGTISSKLNKKFTDKMLSICAMLVVVLGVGMISNGLSLSGVLIPQIQTAEALASTAELEGEFQTIRTVLDFGIYQPIRVKAGIPVKWTIRAEKGKVNGCNNEIIIPEYNLEVKLKEGDNLIEFIPTEAGQFGYSCWMGMIRSSIIVTE, from the coding sequence ATGAATAGTATCAAAATAAAATTATTAATTGAAGGAATGAGTTGTTCCCATTGTGAAATGGCAATAGAAAATAAACTAATAGGATTAAGAGGAGTTTCTTATGTAAAAGCAAGCTATGAAAAAGGAGAAGTAGAAATTACTTATGATAAAGACATCACAAGTATTGGCCAGATAAAGAAAACTATAAACAAGTTAGATTATAAAGTGGTTGATTTTACAAATAAGAAGCAATTCACTAGTAATACAAAGCTACTTTATATTTTGACTATAATACTTAGTGTTTATTTTGTACTTAATCATTTTAAATTATTAAATTTTGTAAATTACTTTCCTCAAATACAGAGCAATGTGGAATATAGTATGCTTTTTGTAATTGGAGTATTTACTTCACTTCATTGTATAGCAATGTGTGGAGGGATAAACCTAGCACAGAGTATTCATTCAGTTGAAAGTAGAAAGTCTACAATACATTCGAATTTATTATATAATATGGGTCGTGTAATATCTTATACAATTATTGGGGGTATTGTAGGTGGTATAGGATCAGTGATAAGTCTTGAAGGAAGTTTTCGTGGAGCTGTTGCCATAATAGCGGGTATATTTATGATAATCATGGGATTTAATATGTTAAATGTATTCCCTTGGTTAAGATATATAAATATTAGAGTTCCAAGGTTTATAAGTAAAAGAGTAAATAATAATAAATCAAAAGCAAAATCATCTTTTTATATTGGTTTACTCAATGGTTTATTGCCTTGTGGTCCATTACAGAGCATGCAGTTATATGCATTGTCTACTGGTAGTATTGTTGCAGGTGCTTTTTCAATGTTTTTATTTAGTTTGGGTACCGTCCCTCTGATGTTTATACTTGGCACTATAAGTAGTAAGTTGAATAAGAAGTTTACTGATAAGATGCTTTCTATATGTGCAATGTTAGTAGTAGTATTAGGAGTAGGTATGATAAGCAATGGTCTAAGTCTTTCAGGAGTATTAATTCCTCAAATTCAAACAGCTGAAGCCCTAGCAAGCACAGCCGAGTTAGAGGGTGAATTTCAAACAATAAGAACAGTATTAGACTTTGGTATATATCAACCTATTAGGGTTAAGGCTGGTATACCAGTTAAATGGACCATAAGAGCAGAAAAAGGGAAGGTTAACGGTTGTAACAATGAGATTATAATCCCTGAATATAATCTAGAAGTAAAATTAAAAGAGGGAGATAATTTAATCGAATTTATACCTACAGAAGCAGGACAATTTGGATACAGTTGTTGGATGGGTATGATACGTAGTTCTATTATTGTAACGGAATGA
- a CDS encoding metal-sensing transcriptional repressor has protein sequence MNADQRKALQTLKTAKGQIEATIKMIEDGRYCIDVSNQILAAQSLLKKADLLIIGQHLRHCVMEAIENDKGDEKIDEVMHLLSKVIGK, from the coding sequence ATGAATGCCGATCAAAGGAAAGCATTACAAACCTTAAAAACTGCTAAGGGTCAGATAGAAGCAACAATCAAGATGATTGAAGATGGTCGTTATTGTATAGATGTATCAAATCAAATTTTAGCAGCCCAATCACTTTTGAAGAAGGCCGATTTATTAATAATAGGACAGCACCTTAGACATTGTGTTATGGAAGCTATTGAAAATGACAAAGGTGATGAAAAGATAGATGAAGTAATGCATCTATTGTCGAAGGTAATTGGAAAATAA
- a CDS encoding heavy metal translocating P-type ATPase: MANKTLKIEGMTCASCAKAVERATRKLDGVSESNVNLATEKLTISFDENALSVEDIQSAVEKAGYKALSNAVTKTMKVEGMTCASCANAVERATRKLDGVTEANVNLATEKLTISYEPSVLKVSDIKNAVEKAGYKAIEDEVTVDTDKERKENEIKSLWKRFIISAIFTVPLLYISMGHMMGAPLPTFLDPMANPLNFALIQLLLTIPVVIAGRRFYSVGFKTLFKGSPNMDSLIAIGTGAAVVYGLFAIYKIINGDASYAMHLYFESAAVIIALITLGKYLESVSKGKTSEAIKKLMGLQPKTALVIKDGKEVEISIDEVEAGDIIVVKPGEKLPVDGEVIEGITSIDESMLTGESIPVEKHIGDTVIGASINKTGSIKYKATKVGKDTALAQIIKLVEDAQGSKAPIAKLADVISGYFVPIVIGLAIISGLAWYFIGGESSTFALTIFISVLVIACPCALGLATPTAIMVGTGKGAENGVLIKSGTALETAHQIQTIVFDKTGTITEGKPKVTDVIPVKGLSEDELLILAASAEKGSEHPLGEAIVKGAEDKGLEFKKVDSFNAIPGHGIEVTIEGKNILAGNRKLMVERNISLEDLESSSNRLAEEGKTPMYFAIDNKIGGIIAVADTVKENSKRAIELLHNMGIQVAMITGDNRRTAEAIAKQVNIDIVLAEVLPEDKANEVKKLQAEGKKVAMVGDGINDAPALAQADIGIAIGSGTDVAMESADIVLMRSDLMDVPTAIQLSKKTIKNIKENLFWAFGYNTLGIPIAMGVLHIFGGPLLDPMIAGAAMSLSSVSVLTNALRLKNFKPVR; encoded by the coding sequence ATGGCTAATAAAACTTTAAAAATAGAAGGTATGACATGTGCATCCTGCGCAAAGGCAGTGGAACGAGCAACAAGAAAACTTGATGGAGTGTCTGAATCCAATGTAAATCTAGCAACAGAAAAACTTACCATTAGCTTTGATGAAAATGCTCTATCTGTCGAAGACATACAATCAGCAGTTGAAAAAGCAGGATATAAGGCATTATCGAATGCTGTTACCAAAACTATGAAAGTGGAAGGTATGACATGTGCATCCTGTGCAAATGCAGTAGAAAGGGCAACTAGAAAATTAGATGGTGTCACTGAAGCAAATGTAAATCTAGCAACAGAAAAGCTTACTATAAGCTACGAGCCATCAGTGTTGAAAGTGTCAGATATAAAAAATGCAGTAGAAAAAGCTGGTTATAAGGCAATAGAAGATGAAGTTACAGTAGACACTGATAAGGAAAGAAAAGAAAATGAAATTAAGTCTTTATGGAAGAGATTTATAATATCTGCAATATTTACTGTACCTTTATTATACATTTCAATGGGTCATATGATGGGAGCGCCATTACCAACGTTCCTCGATCCAATGGCGAATCCACTTAACTTTGCATTGATACAATTGTTATTAACAATTCCGGTAGTTATAGCTGGTCGAAGATTCTATTCAGTAGGATTTAAAACATTATTTAAGGGAAGCCCAAATATGGACTCACTTATAGCCATAGGAACGGGGGCGGCAGTAGTATACGGTCTGTTTGCAATATATAAGATTATAAATGGCGATGCAAGTTATGCAATGCATTTATACTTTGAGTCAGCAGCTGTAATTATTGCATTAATAACCCTTGGTAAATATTTAGAATCTGTATCTAAGGGAAAAACATCTGAGGCTATTAAAAAATTAATGGGACTTCAACCTAAAACTGCTCTTGTAATAAAAGATGGAAAAGAAGTTGAAATATCAATAGATGAAGTTGAAGCTGGAGATATTATCGTAGTTAAACCAGGTGAAAAATTGCCTGTAGATGGAGAAGTAATTGAGGGTATTACATCAATAGATGAATCCATGCTTACTGGTGAAAGTATTCCAGTAGAAAAACATATAGGAGATACTGTAATAGGCGCTAGTATAAACAAAACTGGTTCTATTAAATACAAAGCGACAAAGGTTGGTAAAGATACAGCTTTAGCTCAAATTATAAAATTAGTTGAAGATGCTCAAGGTTCTAAAGCTCCTATAGCAAAATTAGCAGACGTTATATCTGGGTATTTCGTTCCAATAGTTATTGGATTAGCTATTATTTCAGGTTTAGCATGGTACTTTATAGGTGGGGAATCATCAACTTTTGCCTTGACCATATTCATATCTGTTTTAGTTATTGCCTGCCCTTGTGCACTTGGTCTTGCAACACCAACAGCTATTATGGTTGGGACAGGTAAGGGTGCAGAGAATGGTGTATTAATTAAGAGTGGTACTGCATTAGAGACAGCTCATCAAATACAAACTATAGTATTTGACAAGACTGGAACAATTACTGAAGGTAAGCCAAAGGTTACAGATGTAATTCCAGTAAAGGGATTATCAGAAGATGAATTGTTAATACTGGCAGCATCAGCAGAAAAGGGATCAGAGCATCCTCTTGGTGAAGCAATTGTAAAGGGTGCTGAAGATAAAGGTTTGGAATTTAAAAAGGTTGATTCATTTAATGCCATACCTGGTCATGGGATTGAAGTTACCATAGAAGGTAAAAATATTTTAGCTGGTAATAGAAAGCTTATGGTTGAAAGGAATATTTCCTTAGAAGACCTTGAAAGTTCTTCAAATAGATTAGCAGAAGAAGGAAAGACACCAATGTATTTTGCAATAGATAATAAAATTGGTGGTATAATAGCTGTAGCTGATACAGTTAAAGAAAATAGTAAGAGAGCAATAGAATTACTTCATAATATGGGAATTCAGGTAGCTATGATTACTGGAGACAATAGAAGAACTGCAGAAGCAATAGCAAAGCAGGTAAATATAGATATAGTTTTAGCAGAAGTTTTGCCAGAGGATAAGGCCAACGAAGTTAAAAAACTTCAAGCTGAGGGTAAAAAAGTAGCAATGGTTGGTGATGGTATCAACGACGCACCAGCATTAGCCCAAGCTGATATAGGTATAGCGATAGGGTCTGGTACAGATGTAGCAATGGAATCAGCAGATATAGTTCTTATGAGAAGTGATTTAATGGATGTGCCAACTGCTATTCAGTTGAGTAAAAAAACTATAAAGAATATTAAAGAAAACTTGTTCTGGGCTTTTGGATACAATACATTGGGAATACCTATAGCAATGGGAGTACTTCATATATTTGGAGGACCACTTTTAGACCCAATGATTGCAGGAGCTGCAATGAGCTTAAGTTCAGTATCTGTTTTAACAAATGCATTAAGGTTAAAGAATTTTAAACCAGTAAGATAG
- a CDS encoding heavy-metal-associated domain-containing protein, with protein MRKKILIEGMSCGHCVNHVTEALSEIDGIKNVNVNLEEKYAMVDVENNDLEKAIKFAIDEAGYEVVAIEEV; from the coding sequence ATGAGAAAGAAGATATTAATAGAGGGTATGAGCTGTGGACATTGTGTAAATCATGTAACAGAGGCTTTAAGTGAAATAGATGGGATAAAAAATGTAAATGTAAATTTGGAAGAAAAGTATGCTATGGTTGATGTTGAAAATAATGATTTAGAAAAAGCTATAAAATTTGCTATAGACGAGGCAGGATATGAGGTAGTGGCAATAGAAGAGGTTTAA
- a CDS encoding LDCC motif putative metal-binding protein, producing the protein MNFIKKWLKRLEESNKSSFGDQPLDCCTVGRDKKTNKSMKITQNKK; encoded by the coding sequence ATGAACTTTATTAAAAAATGGCTTAAGAGATTGGAAGAATCCAATAAAAGTAGTTTTGGTGACCAACCCTTAGATTGTTGCACAGTAGGTAGAGATAAGAAAACTAACAAGTCAATGAAAATCACACAAAACAAAAAATAA
- a CDS encoding putative manganese-dependent inorganic diphosphatase — MSDTIYITGHKNPDSDSICAALAYADFKNGNGDMKAIPIRLGDMNLETKFILDYFDVEEPMLLETLRLSVEDLSFDKVAPISADISLRMALNIMKINNINSLPIVDDDEKIIGIVTVSDIIQNYIDVWDNTVLGKAGTSIDNIIDTLSAKPIVIPENAKEMTGKISILAMDLHSIKDKDYENSVVICGNRRDIQEFAINSGISLMIITGSGEVDEDLMKLADERNITILSTPYDTFMASRLITQSIPVSHSMTTENLVLFELDDLVDDVKVQMSQTRYRSYPVVDHNKRVVGLISRYHLISSMKKKVILVDHNERSQSVDGLEESEILEIIDHHRVADVFTGNPIYFRNEPVGSTSTIIANIFFENGRRPSKKIAGILAAAIISDTLLLKSPTATNIDKMMLDRLAKIADMDIEKFAEEMFKAGTSLTGRTPQELLNQDFKAFTIKKEKIGISQVYTMDPESLNNMRDELIELMEERAQEYGYSIFILMLTDIFNQASEMITVGEHKSLAAKAFDKKLVNNSFFAPGVLSRKKQVVPPITEILSNVE, encoded by the coding sequence ATGAGTGATACTATATATATAACCGGGCATAAGAATCCCGATTCCGATTCAATATGTGCTGCGCTTGCATATGCAGATTTTAAGAACGGAAATGGGGATATGAAAGCTATCCCAATAAGATTAGGTGATATGAATTTAGAGACTAAATTTATATTAGACTATTTTGATGTTGAGGAACCAATGCTATTGGAAACTTTAAGGCTAAGTGTTGAAGACTTAAGCTTTGATAAAGTAGCACCAATTAGTGCAGACATATCTTTAAGAATGGCATTAAATATTATGAAAATAAATAATATAAATAGTTTGCCTATCGTGGATGACGATGAAAAGATTATAGGAATTGTTACAGTTTCAGATATAATTCAAAACTATATAGATGTTTGGGATAATACAGTACTAGGAAAAGCAGGTACATCTATAGACAATATTATCGATACTTTAAGTGCAAAGCCTATTGTTATACCTGAAAATGCAAAAGAAATGACAGGAAAGATTTCCATACTTGCTATGGATCTTCACTCAATTAAAGATAAAGACTATGAAAATAGTGTTGTAATCTGCGGAAATAGGAGAGATATTCAAGAATTTGCTATTAATAGCGGCATTTCCTTGATGATAATTACAGGAAGTGGGGAAGTAGATGAGGACTTAATGAAATTGGCTGATGAAAGGAATATCACTATCTTATCCACACCTTATGACACCTTTATGGCTTCAAGGCTAATAACACAAAGCATTCCAGTAAGTCACTCTATGACTACTGAAAATCTTGTATTATTTGAATTAGATGATTTAGTGGATGATGTTAAGGTACAAATGTCTCAAACCAGATATAGGAGCTATCCAGTCGTAGATCATAATAAAAGGGTAGTTGGTTTAATATCAAGATATCATCTTATCTCAAGTATGAAAAAGAAGGTAATATTAGTTGATCATAATGAAAGAAGTCAGTCTGTAGATGGACTTGAAGAATCTGAAATACTAGAGATTATAGATCATCACAGAGTTGCAGATGTTTTTACTGGTAATCCAATTTATTTTAGAAATGAACCTGTCGGAAGTACATCAACTATAATTGCTAATATATTCTTTGAAAATGGGAGAAGACCATCTAAAAAAATTGCTGGTATATTAGCAGCAGCAATTATATCTGATACCCTGTTATTGAAGTCACCAACTGCAACGAATATAGATAAAATGATGTTAGATAGGCTTGCAAAAATAGCTGATATGGATATAGAGAAATTTGCAGAAGAGATGTTTAAAGCTGGTACTTCTTTAACAGGTAGAACACCTCAGGAATTACTAAATCAAGATTTTAAAGCATTTACAATAAAGAAGGAAAAGATAGGGATATCTCAAGTATATACAATGGACCCTGAAAGTCTAAATAATATGAGGGATGAATTGATAGAGCTAATGGAAGAAAGAGCACAAGAATATGGATATAGTATATTTATACTTATGCTAACGGATATCTTCAACCAGGCATCGGAAATGATAACTGTTGGCGAGC